Proteins from a genomic interval of uncultured Desulfuromusa sp.:
- the guaB gene encoding IMP dehydrogenase, producing MPYTEVPIGLTFDDVLLLPAHSQILPKEVDLTTQLTPLIKLNIPLLSAAMDTVTESRTAICMAREGGLGIIHKNMSVHSQATEVDQVKKSESGMIVDPITMEPDQKIYEALAVMKKYRISGVPITKNGKLVGIMTNRDLRFETNVDQPIANVMTKDKLVTVPPGTTLEEAKYHLHKHRIEKLLVVDDKGTLKGLITIKDIEKVRKYPHACKDSLGRLRVGAAVGVGADLEERADALVGAGADLLVVDTAHGHSQYVIDAIAQLCKDYPEVQLMAGNIATGAAAKALIDVGVHAVKVGIGPGSICTTRVVAGVGVPQVSAIQEVSKVTKAAGIPLIADGGIKFSGDLPKAIAAGADVIMVGSLFAGTEESPGETILFQGRTYKSYRGMGSMGAMKQGSKDRYFQGEEEDVKLVPEGIEGRVPFRGPLSDNIHQLMGGLRSGMGYTGCATIKELQEKGEFVRITNAGLRESHVHDVTITQEAPNYRMERSH from the coding sequence ATGCCATATACTGAAGTCCCCATAGGTTTAACTTTTGATGATGTTCTTTTACTGCCGGCACATTCTCAAATTTTACCGAAAGAGGTTGATCTGACAACCCAATTGACGCCATTGATAAAATTGAATATTCCGCTTCTTTCTGCGGCAATGGATACGGTGACTGAATCGCGTACCGCTATTTGTATGGCTCGCGAAGGGGGGCTGGGGATTATTCATAAAAACATGAGTGTCCATTCTCAGGCGACTGAAGTTGATCAGGTGAAGAAATCGGAAAGCGGAATGATTGTCGATCCGATTACCATGGAGCCCGATCAAAAAATTTATGAAGCTTTGGCTGTGATGAAAAAATATCGGATTTCCGGGGTTCCAATCACAAAAAATGGGAAACTGGTTGGCATTATGACCAACCGGGATCTGCGTTTTGAAACAAATGTGGATCAGCCTATAGCAAACGTTATGACTAAAGATAAGCTGGTGACCGTGCCTCCTGGAACAACCCTTGAGGAAGCAAAATATCATTTGCATAAGCATCGGATTGAAAAACTTCTGGTTGTCGATGATAAAGGGACCCTGAAAGGTTTGATAACGATCAAGGATATCGAAAAAGTTCGAAAATATCCTCACGCTTGTAAGGATTCTCTCGGTCGTTTGCGTGTCGGTGCCGCAGTTGGAGTTGGTGCCGATTTAGAAGAACGTGCTGACGCCCTTGTTGGTGCCGGTGCGGATCTTCTGGTGGTGGATACCGCCCATGGGCATAGCCAGTATGTCATTGATGCTATTGCTCAACTGTGTAAAGACTATCCTGAGGTCCAGTTGATGGCGGGCAATATTGCAACGGGTGCTGCAGCGAAAGCTTTGATTGATGTTGGTGTTCATGCTGTTAAAGTAGGAATTGGGCCAGGATCAATTTGTACGACAAGGGTTGTTGCCGGAGTGGGCGTTCCTCAGGTTTCAGCAATTCAGGAAGTATCCAAGGTGACCAAAGCCGCAGGTATTCCTCTCATTGCGGATGGAGGGATAAAGTTCTCCGGCGATCTTCCCAAGGCGATTGCAGCAGGTGCTGATGTCATTATGGTTGGTTCTCTGTTTGCCGGGACAGAAGAGTCGCCGGGGGAAACAATTCTTTTTCAGGGTCGTACCTATAAATCCTATCGTGGTATGGGCAGTATGGGAGCCATGAAACAGGGAAGTAAAGACCGCTATTTTCAGGGTGAAGAAGAGGATGTCAAACTTGTCCCTGAAGGAATTGAAGGACGTGTTCCCTTTCGTGGACCTCTCTCTGACAACATTCACCAACTCATGGGCGGACTCCGTTCCGGTATGGGGTATACAGGGTGTGCTACGATAAAAGAGCTGCAGGAAAAAGGGGAATTTGTTCGCATCACCAATGCGGGTCTACGCGAATCTCACGTTCATGATGTGACGATTACTCAGGAAGCGCCAAATTATCGTATGGAACGGAGCCACTGA
- the guaA gene encoding glutamine-hydrolyzing GMP synthase, with translation MSDIHSDKILILDFGSQYTQLIARRVRECHVYCELHPFDMSLDAIKAFQPNGIILSGGPKSVYEDGAPEITEELFDLGVPVLGLCYGMQLMSRHFGGQVVPAGKREYGHAELISQGTPGPLFDGFFSDGTSSVWMSHGDHVETMPQGFDVVAKTTNAPVCAIQNVALNLYGVQFHPEVNHTPNGELMINTFVRKICKCAGLWTPGQIVEDAIVKIREQVGEDQVILGLSGGVDSSVAAALIHQAIGDQLHCVFVDNGLLRLDEGDQVMATFASNMGVKVTRVNAQKRFYHALSGVAEPEKKRKIIGNLFVDIFEEESKQITDAKWLAQGTIYPDVIESAGAKTGKAHNIKSHHNVGGLPDYMTLKLLEPLRELFKDEVRAIGEELGLPHQMVWRHPFPGPGLGVRILGEVKEEYCDILRRADAIYIDELYTSGHYHKISQAFAVFLPVKSVGVMGDGRTYEYVVALRAVETKDFMTAGWYPMPYEDLARISNRIINEVKGINRVTYDISSKPPATIEWE, from the coding sequence ATGTCTGATATCCATAGTGATAAAATTCTGATTCTTGATTTCGGTTCTCAGTACACCCAGTTGATAGCCAGGCGAGTTCGGGAATGTCATGTCTATTGTGAGTTACATCCCTTTGATATGAGTCTTGATGCCATCAAAGCTTTTCAACCAAACGGGATCATTCTCTCTGGAGGACCCAAATCAGTTTATGAAGATGGTGCTCCTGAGATTACAGAAGAACTGTTCGATCTTGGGGTGCCGGTTCTTGGCCTCTGTTATGGCATGCAGTTGATGAGCCGACATTTCGGTGGGCAAGTTGTCCCCGCCGGGAAACGAGAATATGGACACGCTGAATTGATCAGTCAGGGGACTCCTGGTCCTTTGTTTGATGGGTTTTTCAGTGACGGAACCAGCTCGGTCTGGATGAGCCATGGCGATCATGTGGAGACAATGCCGCAAGGTTTTGACGTGGTTGCAAAGACGACCAATGCACCTGTCTGTGCTATTCAGAATGTTGCTCTGAATCTTTATGGAGTCCAATTTCATCCGGAGGTTAACCATACTCCGAATGGTGAATTAATGATCAATACATTTGTACGTAAAATCTGCAAATGTGCCGGCTTGTGGACGCCGGGTCAGATTGTCGAAGATGCCATTGTGAAAATTCGCGAACAGGTGGGCGAAGATCAGGTGATTCTCGGGTTGTCCGGTGGCGTTGATTCTTCCGTTGCCGCAGCTTTGATTCATCAGGCCATAGGCGATCAACTTCACTGTGTATTTGTTGATAATGGCCTTCTTCGCCTTGATGAGGGTGATCAGGTGATGGCCACTTTTGCCAGTAACATGGGCGTCAAAGTGACCCGAGTCAATGCTCAAAAGCGTTTCTATCATGCCTTGTCCGGAGTTGCTGAACCGGAGAAAAAGCGTAAAATTATCGGCAATCTGTTTGTCGATATTTTTGAAGAAGAATCCAAACAGATCACTGATGCAAAGTGGCTGGCCCAAGGAACTATCTACCCTGATGTTATTGAATCTGCAGGAGCCAAAACAGGGAAGGCACACAATATCAAGAGTCATCACAATGTCGGCGGATTGCCTGACTATATGACATTGAAATTACTCGAACCGCTAAGAGAGCTATTTAAGGACGAGGTTCGTGCAATAGGGGAAGAGCTTGGCTTGCCCCATCAGATGGTCTGGCGCCATCCGTTTCCCGGTCCAGGACTTGGTGTGCGTATTCTTGGCGAGGTTAAGGAAGAATATTGCGATATCCTGCGTCGCGCTGATGCTATTTATATTGATGAACTTTATACCAGTGGTCACTATCACAAAATAAGTCAGGCCTTCGCAGTATTTTTACCGGTTAAATCCGTAGGGGTTATGGGGGATGGTCGAACTTATGAGTACGTGGTGGCTCTGCGTGCGGTTGAAACAAAAGATTTTATGACTGCAGGCTGGTATCCCATGCCCTATGAAGATCTGGCCCGGATCAGTAATCGGATCATCAACGAGGTTAAAGGGATTAATCGCGTTACCTATGATATCTCGAGTAAGCCTCCGGCAACGATTGAGTGGGAGTAA
- a CDS encoding TRAP transporter fused permease subunit — protein MTSSETEVHPLHTTIMLVLGVAISLMHIWFNVITVLPSLWQNALHFAGFALLAALVYPLRKDGPFAWRVTDIILGLTAAGSAVYMIAMEDAIYARGVSLSMIEWVVGIVLLLCALEFTRRVAGWFIPVLIIIALTYVGWWGKLIPGVFKFAGLTAETILFRSIYGDDALFGTIAQISSTYVFMFILFGAFLLRSGAGEFVIDLARSVAGRMVGGPGLVAVMASGLMGTISGSAVANTASTGVITIPLMKRAGFPAKFAAGTEAAASTGGQLMPPIMGAGAFIMATYTQISYNTIVLVSILPAILYFATVAFFVRIEAKRSFVTALDDEKISAIEVLKKGGIVFLAPIGVLIALLIYGFTPTYAAGISIIAVVVSSWFSPNKMGLKAIIEAMAMGAKNMVMTAILLCAVGLIVNVIATAGIGNTFSLMITQWAGHSMVIAILLVALASLVLGMGLPVTAAYIVLGTLSAPALHGLIADGMLVEALANGQISETARAIFMLAAPERLAEIGNPMNHAAARAIIDAVPVDLIGAVRESMLSESVLMYSLLSAHLIVFWLSQDSNVTPPVALAAFTGAAIAGTKPMETGFQSWKIAKGLYIVPLLFAYTPFVGGSWGQVFMIFFFALFGVYAFAAGIEGFLENKLSPLFRLLALGAAAALLWPTTLFVHLAGLVVFITIFVLNRRTAKEPARDEALQV, from the coding sequence ATGACGTCATCCGAAACTGAAGTCCACCCACTCCATACAACGATAATGCTGGTTCTAGGTGTTGCAATTTCACTGATGCATATCTGGTTTAATGTTATAACCGTGCTGCCGTCACTATGGCAGAATGCTTTACATTTTGCCGGATTTGCTTTGCTTGCAGCACTGGTTTATCCGCTCAGGAAGGATGGCCCATTTGCCTGGCGTGTTACCGATATTATTTTGGGTTTAACTGCCGCGGGTTCAGCCGTATATATGATTGCTATGGAAGATGCTATATATGCTCGTGGCGTCAGTCTGTCGATGATTGAATGGGTTGTAGGGATTGTCCTGCTTCTCTGCGCACTGGAGTTTACCCGCAGGGTGGCAGGTTGGTTTATCCCTGTTTTAATTATTATTGCCCTGACTTACGTTGGCTGGTGGGGAAAGCTGATTCCCGGAGTTTTTAAGTTCGCGGGTTTAACTGCTGAAACCATTCTGTTTCGTAGTATCTATGGGGATGATGCCCTGTTTGGAACCATCGCTCAAATTTCATCGACTTATGTTTTTATGTTTATTCTGTTTGGGGCTTTCCTGCTGCGTTCAGGCGCTGGAGAGTTTGTTATTGACCTGGCTCGTTCCGTCGCAGGTCGAATGGTTGGTGGTCCTGGTCTTGTTGCGGTTATGGCTTCCGGGCTGATGGGAACGATTTCGGGTTCTGCTGTCGCCAATACAGCATCGACAGGGGTTATTACAATTCCGTTGATGAAGCGGGCGGGATTTCCAGCTAAGTTTGCTGCCGGAACTGAAGCTGCGGCTTCAACTGGTGGACAGCTCATGCCGCCGATCATGGGGGCGGGTGCTTTTATCATGGCAACCTACACCCAAATTTCTTACAACACCATCGTTCTGGTCAGCATCCTCCCTGCGATTCTCTATTTTGCGACGGTAGCATTTTTTGTCAGGATCGAGGCTAAGAGAAGTTTTGTTACTGCTCTTGACGATGAAAAGATTTCTGCCATTGAAGTTCTTAAGAAAGGCGGCATTGTCTTTCTTGCACCCATCGGCGTTCTCATTGCGTTGCTGATTTACGGTTTCACTCCTACCTACGCCGCGGGAATAAGCATTATTGCGGTTGTGGTTTCATCCTGGTTCAGTCCCAATAAAATGGGGCTGAAAGCGATTATCGAAGCTATGGCTATGGGAGCAAAGAACATGGTCATGACAGCAATATTACTTTGTGCTGTCGGCCTGATTGTCAATGTTATTGCGACTGCCGGGATCGGTAATACCTTTTCACTGATGATTACCCAATGGGCCGGACACAGTATGGTCATTGCTATTCTTCTGGTGGCTCTTGCATCATTGGTTCTTGGAATGGGACTGCCGGTGACTGCAGCCTATATTGTTCTGGGAACTCTATCTGCTCCAGCTTTGCACGGTCTGATTGCCGATGGTATGCTCGTAGAGGCTTTGGCAAATGGCCAGATCTCGGAAACGGCACGGGCAATCTTCATGCTTGCGGCGCCTGAACGATTGGCTGAAATCGGCAATCCAATGAATCATGCAGCAGCCCGTGCGATTATTGATGCTGTTCCGGTCGATCTGATTGGCGCTGTGCGTGAATCGATGTTGAGTGAGTCCGTTTTGATGTACTCTTTGCTGTCTGCGCATTTGATTGTTTTCTGGTTGAGCCAGGATTCTAATGTCACGCCACCAGTTGCGCTTGCAGCTTTCACCGGTGCAGCAATTGCTGGAACCAAACCGATGGAAACAGGATTCCAGTCGTGGAAGATCGCTAAAGGGCTCTATATTGTCCCACTCTTGTTTGCTTACACGCCCTTTGTTGGCGGCTCCTGGGGCCAGGTCTTTATGATCTTCTTCTTTGCTCTTTTTGGTGTGTACGCTTTTGCTGCCGGAATTGAGGGTTTTCTGGAGAATAAATTGAGTCCTTTGTTTCGTTTGCTGGCACTTGGGGCTGCCGCTGCTCTGCTATGGCCGACAACTTTGTTTGTCCATCTGGCAGGTTTGGTTGTGTTTATTACTATTTTTGTTCTTAATCGGCGTACAGCAAAGGAACCTGCAAGGGATGAGGCCCTGCAGGTTTAA
- a CDS encoding TAXI family TRAP transporter solute-binding subunit, giving the protein MSVVKRFKKVTFFLVAAAFLFSTVATVQAAPEARNYLLATASTGGTYYPVGVALSTVVKVKLQPKQKIGMSAINSAGSGENIKLLRDNEVQFAILQGLYGSYAWNGTGPIAGEGPQKELRSVTMLWQNVEHYAVLKKFAKTGTVADLVAMKGQAMSMGKKNSGTLGSNTVLLGNLGVNIDKDYKLIHVGYGPTADALQNGQIAGFGIPAGVPASAVTKAAANLGDKMTILDFTDEQMKQADGGLDLWTRYVIPAGSYPGQTKDINTIAQPNFLSARADVDEDAVYQITKTIYENLPFLNAIHGATKAIKIEKAIAGLPMPLHPGAVKYYKEVGINIPARLIAD; this is encoded by the coding sequence ATGTCAGTTGTCAAAAGATTCAAAAAGGTGACCTTTTTCCTTGTTGCTGCAGCTTTCTTATTCAGTACAGTCGCTACTGTCCAGGCTGCTCCGGAAGCACGTAACTATCTGTTAGCTACAGCTTCAACCGGTGGTACCTACTATCCTGTTGGTGTTGCTCTTTCAACGGTTGTAAAGGTGAAGCTCCAGCCGAAACAGAAAATTGGGATGTCGGCAATTAATTCAGCTGGTTCTGGTGAAAACATTAAACTTCTGCGAGATAATGAAGTCCAGTTTGCTATTCTTCAAGGACTTTACGGCTCTTATGCCTGGAATGGCACCGGTCCGATTGCCGGTGAAGGCCCGCAAAAAGAACTCCGCTCGGTCACTATGTTGTGGCAGAACGTCGAGCATTATGCTGTGCTGAAAAAATTTGCAAAGACCGGAACTGTCGCTGACCTTGTCGCAATGAAAGGTCAAGCAATGTCGATGGGGAAAAAGAACTCCGGGACCCTGGGTTCTAATACTGTTTTACTCGGAAATCTTGGTGTTAACATTGATAAAGATTATAAACTTATCCATGTCGGTTATGGTCCAACTGCCGATGCGTTGCAAAATGGTCAGATAGCTGGATTCGGTATTCCTGCTGGTGTCCCTGCAAGTGCTGTCACCAAGGCAGCAGCTAATCTGGGTGATAAGATGACAATCTTGGACTTTACTGACGAGCAGATGAAGCAAGCTGACGGTGGTCTTGACCTCTGGACACGTTATGTCATTCCTGCTGGAAGCTATCCTGGCCAAACCAAAGATATTAATACGATTGCCCAGCCCAACTTCCTCAGTGCACGTGCTGATGTCGATGAAGATGCGGTTTATCAAATCACTAAAACTATTTATGAAAACCTGCCCTTCCTGAATGCTATTCATGGCGCAACTAAAGCTATTAAAATTGAAAAAGCAATTGCCGGTTTGCCAATGCCTCTGCATCCCGGTGCAGTAAAATATTATAAAGAAGTGGGGATTAATATTCCAGCTCGCCTGATTGCTGATTGA
- the prfB gene encoding peptide chain release factor 2 (programmed frameshift) has protein sequence MFREPKEIANDLQEKLQELWRYLDVPGKQERVLELEAEIARPDFWDQGEEAQDRLKEHTRLKNVVESCVSTKQQLEDIQVLIELGEEGEDAETLSEVNSLLPDLKKLIAQMEFARMLSGEHDANNATLSINAGAGGTEAQDWADMVLRMYLRYCERKGFKVEFTEYQAGDDAGLKGATISVEGDYAYGYLKSESGIHRLVRISPFDANSRRHTSFCSVFIFPELDDSIEIEVEDKDLKVDTFRASGAGGQHINKTDSAIRITHIPTGIIVACQNQRSQHSNRATAMKQLKARLYEMEIRKKEEEAAAFSEEKKEIGWGSQIRSYVLHPYRMVKDHRTGYETGNTDAVLDGDLDGFIEAYLLKGK, from the exons ATGTTTCGTGAGCCAAAAGAAATTGCTAACGATCTGCAGGAAAAACTTCAGGAACTCTGGAGGTATCTT GACGTTCCAGGAAAACAGGAGCGGGTTCTGGAGCTTGAAGCAGAAATAGCGCGGCCGGATTTTTGGGATCAGGGAGAAGAGGCTCAGGATCGGTTGAAAGAGCACACACGATTGAAAAATGTGGTCGAGAGTTGTGTTTCCACGAAACAGCAGTTGGAAGATATCCAGGTTCTCATCGAATTAGGGGAAGAAGGCGAAGATGCGGAGACCTTGTCTGAGGTCAATTCTTTGCTTCCTGATTTAAAGAAGTTGATCGCCCAGATGGAATTTGCACGAATGTTGTCCGGGGAACATGATGCCAATAATGCGACCCTCAGCATTAATGCCGGAGCCGGTGGAACTGAAGCTCAGGACTGGGCTGATATGGTCCTGAGAATGTATTTACGCTATTGCGAACGAAAAGGATTCAAAGTTGAGTTTACGGAATATCAAGCGGGTGATGATGCGGGGTTGAAAGGGGCAACGATCAGTGTTGAAGGTGATTATGCTTATGGTTATCTAAAATCAGAAAGTGGCATTCATCGCCTGGTCCGGATTTCGCCGTTTGATGCGAATTCCCGTCGCCATACTTCCTTTTGTTCCGTATTTATTTTTCCTGAACTTGATGATTCTATTGAAATAGAAGTCGAGGACAAAGATCTCAAGGTTGATACTTTTCGTGCGAGTGGTGCTGGAGGACAGCACATTAACAAAACGGACTCAGCCATCCGCATTACCCATATCCCGACCGGTATTATCGTTGCTTGCCAGAATCAGCGCTCTCAACACAGTAATCGTGCCACGGCAATGAAACAATTAAAAGCACGCCTTTATGAAATGGAAATACGCAAAAAAGAAGAGGAAGCAGCAGCTTTTTCTGAAGAGAAGAAGGAAATCGGTTGGGGGAGTCAAATACGTTCATATGTGTTGCACCCATATCGAATGGTCAAAGATCATCGCACCGGATATGAGACCGGAAATACCGATGCCGTCCTTGATGGTGATCTTGATGGATTTATAGAGGCTTATCTTTTAAAAGGTAAATAG